gaggatgtctcgcaccgtattggggcgggatggatgaagtggaagctcgcgtcgggggtgctgtgtgataagaaggtgccgcctaagcttaaaggcaaattctccAGGGCGGTAGTCcggccggccatgttgtatggagcggagtgttggccagttaagaactctcacatccaaaagatgagggtgacagaaatgcggatgttgcgctggatgtgtgggctgactagaggggatagagttcggaatgagaacatccgggagaaggttggtgtgacaccagtggagtgcaagatgcgggaagcccgattgagatggttcggacacgtgaagaggaggggcatggatgccccggtccgtaggtgtgagaggctagcgttggatggttttaagtggggtaggggtaggccgaagaagtactggggtgaggtgattaggcgagacatggagcagttacagctcaccgaggacatgaccctagataggaaggtctggaggacgcgaatcagggcagtGGACTAGGGCCAGTCTGAGTCGCTAGTatagggaactacttggtgggggtttattcctgttaggagtccgtgtcccatgttttattatgaatctgtgtgctttcctctgttttatattacttatgggtgccgtatttatattatgtaatcttgtaatcttgtgctgtgctttactatgtgtttgtgtggtaccgcgtgtcttgagccgggggtctatcggaaacagcctttctacttcttcagaggtagaggtatggactgcgtacatcctaccccccagaccccaccaggtgggaatacactgggtttgttgttgttgttgtactatttATGTATTCTGCCAcctcataaaaataaaaacagaaaAAGAACGATAAAGGTTCAAACAAAAACAATCTGTTTCCTTCGCCATCTAGCTCAACTGATTATTTAAATGCGTAACAATGGTAATTGCCTTATCAGCAGATAGCAGTGCACTGGAATTTCTGACAATTTTGTCTTATGCTTTTTCTGTTCTATTTCAGCTGGTTGAAGATTCCATGGTAAAATTGGATAGAATATGTCGGGAggcaaatattattttaatatttgcaCGATCATATGGCCTCATGGGTCTTGTCAGGATCAGTGTGAAGGTAATCTTAATGCTGCTTAGTTATTATTTCAGGACTGATGCAACTGTGAAATCCTGTCTTGATAGAGAACTGTGGGTGACCAGTGACTAGCATTGACATGAATCTTCTATTTCATTGTAATATGAG
The sequence above is a segment of the Capsicum annuum cultivar UCD-10X-F1 unplaced genomic scaffold, UCD10Xv1.1 ctg69059, whole genome shotgun sequence genome. Coding sequences within it:
- the LOC124894069 gene encoding NEDD8-activating enzyme E1 regulatory subunit AXL-like gives rise to the protein MVIALSADSSALEFLTILSYAFSVLFQLVEDSMVKLDRICREANIILIFARSYGLMGLVRISVKEHTVIESKPDHFLDDLRLNDPWPELQRSAVSHMLYFYNKY